A single genomic interval of Marmota flaviventris isolate mMarFla1 chromosome 14, mMarFla1.hap1, whole genome shotgun sequence harbors:
- the Chmp3 gene encoding charged multivesicular body protein 3, with translation MGLFGKTQEKPPKELVNEWSLKIRKEMRVVDRQIRDIQREEEKVKRSVKDAAKKGQKDVCVVLAKEMVRSRKAVSKLYASKAHMNSVLMGMKNQLAVLRVAGSLQKSTEVMKAMQSLVKIPEIQATMRELSKEMMKAGIIEEMLEDTFESMDDQEEMEEEAEMEIDRILFEITAGALGKAPSKVTDALPEPEPELEGATAASEDEEEEEALEAMQSRLATLRS, from the exons ATGGGGCTGTTTGGAAAAACCCAGGAGAAGCCGCCCAAAGAGCTG GTTAATGAGTGGTCATTGAAGataagaaaggaaatgagagTTGTTGACAGGCAAATAAGAG atatccaaagagaagaggagaaagtgAAGCGATCGGTGAAAGATGCTGCCAAGAAGGGCCAGAAGGACGTGTGTGTGGTCCTGGCCAAGGAGATGGTCAGGTCCAGGAAGGCCGTGAGCAAGCTGTACGCGTCCAAAGCTCACATGAACTCTGTGCTCATGGGGATGAAGAACCAGCTCG CCGTCCTGCGAGTGGCTGGTTCCTTGCAGAAGAGCACAGAAGTCATGAAGGCCATGCAGAGTCTTGTGAAGATCCCAGAAATCCAGGCGACCATGAGGGAGCTGTCCAAAGAGATGATGAAG GCTGGGATCATAGAAGAGATGCTGGAGGACACTTTTGAAAGCATGGATgaccaagaagaaatggaagaagaagcCGAAATGGAAATTGACAGGATTCTCTTTGAAATCACAGCAG GGGCCCTGGGCAAAGCACCCAGTAAAGTGACGGACGCTCTGCCTGAGCCTGAGCCTGAGCTTGAGGGAGCCACAGCGGCCTCGGAGGAcgaagaggaggaagaggctcTGGAGGCCATGCAGTCCCGGCTGGCCACCCTCCGCAGCTAG